The Triticum aestivum cultivar Chinese Spring chromosome 4B, IWGSC CS RefSeq v2.1, whole genome shotgun sequence sequence GCCATGCTTGCTGATGTGGATGCCACTGGAATAACCTGCGTTGTCGAAGATGAAGCATGCTTGAGTGTTAATGCCACCTGCTGCAATGGAGTTGCCTGGGGATAGATGTCTCCATAGCCATTGTAAAAAGCCCCACGATTTGCTGCTTGACTAGGATAGATCAGGTTACTGGGTGGGAGAATCCCAGAATAAGTTGGCGCCCCAGATTGAAGTGTCACTGAAGGGGCGGCTATGGGAGAAGTAACTCCAGTAGGGGCAAAGGAATGTGATGCTCCAGTTGACACACATATGTCAGATGTTCCCGAGGTGTGCACACCAGTCAACAGTTGCTGAGGAGGTGGAACAGCACCATATACTTTTGAAGAAGAAATTCTGTCATACAAAAAACATAGTGAGAATATATGCTAAGACATTTCTCATTTCTTGCTTCGCTGATGTGGTAAGCTAGATACTGTGTTAACTGGTACAAGTACATTAATAGTCATATTCTTACAGTATTCCAAAGGATAAACTGACAGAATCACAAGTGAGTTAATCATTAATCATAGCATATAAGTACAGTAAAGTATTGCATTATGCTAGTCAGCAAATCGATCCCACTGGTTTGGTAGAAATAGAAACTATTAAGGGGATTAAACCTGATCAAAATATACAGACCTGGAAGCACCAAGTTCCGCTGCTATTGTATCTAGAAGGTTTTCTGCTAAAACCTTTGCAGCTTCTAGGCTCTTCAAATGCACACCTGATAGGTGCATGTGCAGAGGTTGCTGTGATGCTGCAATAGACATTACGAGATAAATACAGGCTTGCAAGATACAAATTTCCAGAAGCTACTACAAATCACCAACCTTCAGCGTGACAGTTGCCAAGATTCCCTGAATCTTTTCCTCTTAGTACAACAGTGACCCCTGTTTCATTCATAATGTGATTTATGTACTGATCCTGCATAAACAAATCAGAAGCACCAGCAGAACAAGAACAGTTTTTCCCATCCAGATTGGGATGTCAGAGAAAGCATTCACAATTAGTTCTTTTTTCGACAAAGAGGAAAATAAAATAAGACTATTGACAAAAAAAACAGGAGGGGTATCAAGAATAACATGATTAAATTTAACCAGTGTCGCTTATTGTTTTCCAAGAACATACATTTGGTCCACGGATGCGAGCTGCAACATTCAATGATGGATCTGCGTCAAAACCCAAAAAGATTGAGGCGCTAAAAGGAACAGCCTGTGAAATAAGAAGGAAGGTGTTAATCTAGTAAGGAAAATTTCATTACATGGTAATACCATAACTATTTTACAGCTGATTCCCGCCTCCAAAAAAGAAGGAAAGACTGGAACTGTGCCATGAAAAGGTCCTAAATTTAGGACAGTGCTATGGGGAAGGTTCTGGTTTAAAATGTTAATTGTAAAGGTTAGGGATCTGATCCTAACCTAAGCCTTTAATATATCAATTTTTCCGGGTTCTTCAGAATCATGGATGGGATAAATGTATGAAGTCATCCATGAAACTGACAAAGCGTCAAATCCATCCACATATTTCACAGGAAAAGTTAAACAAATGTCATTGTGAATTAATTCAAAATGTTTTGTGCTTCTAGTTGCTCCTTTCTCGAATGTTCTGACACATTTCCCTTTATACAATCAATATACATTGGCTTGGAAGTCATAAAGTGTAATAATGGAAAATTACTTAATGAGATTTCCATCCTCCCTCTGTGAAtgtgacctaaacagcagtgccacgaTTTCGATGAAGGATCAACGCTTTTCTTTATTTTAAGGCTACCATTATTATCGCATATACATTCACAGCTTAATCAATTTTTTCTCGGTATTTTTTCATTTCACGATGCATCCTTTCCAGCAAAAGGAGCCAATGAAAGACCACAGAGCGATATTTCCCCAAACGATGCAATCTTTGTAAGTATTTAGCTGCATAACTTCTTAAGCTGTGTTTTCCTAATCAGAACATCTATTATCGGTACATACCCGAAAAATCAACACTGGAAATGATTACAGACTTACATGTACTCAGCAAACATTGTAACAAGCATCATCCATATATCTGAGTATTTAATGTTATACCAACACTTGCATTCTATCAATACAAATCGACATAAATGCAGGCAAAGGATGAATTCAGAAAATAATTAGACTGAGTACTATCAAATGCTGTGAATAACGCATGATGTACTGTTCTATTAGGTGTATTCCGTCCACTAAATTATCAAGTTAAGCAAACTAAGATATGAAGGAGAGACCTGTCTGCTGCTCTGGATAGAAGGGAAATTGGCTGATGTGGCTTCTGGCATTTGGCCATGTTTCAAGATGTCCTCGATCATTGACGCTGCAAGATCAACTGCTTTAATGCGCTCAGCGGTATCTTTTAGCTAAAGCAGGAAAAAGGTTAGTTTGTCATTATCTAACTATAACTAGAAAGTGGTTAAAAAATGCTGCTATGTGTAAGCCATTGTAATTGTTTAGTTCTATAGTAAAGAAAAATatggaaggggagccttggcgcagtggtaaagctgctgccttgtgaccaagaggtcacgggttcaagtcctggaaacagcctcttacaaaattgtagggaaaggctgcgtactatagacccaaagtggtcggacccttccccggaccctgcgcaagcgggagctacatgcaccgggctgcccttatAGTAAAGAAAAATATGATAATAGCACTGAAATAATGAATAGAGGAAGTCATTACACAGATAGAGTGCACTGTGCCAACACAGGCATGTTGCATCCCACATCATCACAAGTTACAAAACTAGTATATTATCTTCAAATATTACCATTGGCACTACTACTGCTTCATGACAATTAGCACGAAAAGAGATATAATATGAGCGCCCTAACTAAGCAGAATTCAGACACTTATGAACTTAAGTCCTGACCCTTGCAAAGCAGTTACAGTTGAACAAATAACAGGAAATCTGAACTTGACAATTTCGAATTTTGAAATGATGGTAACCCATCAACATGTCTGTGATAGTGTTACTGAGTCCAATTTGACACAAAACGGAAAAACGACAAGGACATAACAGAACGTGGCGAATAAACCTTGCAACAAGATTGAACAGATATTATATAGCCCCTCGAAACAGTGATTAATAGTATTGTATTGGACTGTAAAGGTTGCAACATGATAATTTCTTCAGCTTCCAGAGCACTTTCCCACAGAAAGGTATGACTACGAAGCAGTTGAAGTTTACTCCAGCAATAACAGAAAATCAAAGAAGTGAAGTGGAACTTTAAGATATCATCGTGTGGGCATTATTTACCTGAGATCCTGCAGAGATATGTAGATAGAGT is a genomic window containing:
- the LOC123092979 gene encoding protein RIK isoform X2, producing MTEERISRASDEPTTATKQRKKRKWDQPAEDLVAAAAAAAAAAGLPVLNVGALSGVQYPGTTAYPAAPYVLPPQLAPSVLQSAAAAIQKLSQVKLPDELIAREVVINDADPSVRYKLTKRQTQDEIQQCTCTVIITRGKYHPPNGQPDGEKPLYLHISAGSQLKDTAERIKAVDLAASMIEDILKHGQMPEATSANFPSIQSSRQAVPFSASIFLGFDADPSLNVAARIRGPNDQYINHIMNETGVTVVLRGKDSGNLGNCHAEASQQPLHMHLSGVHLKSLEAAKVLAENLLDTIAAELGASRISSSKVYGAVPPPQQLLTGVHTSGTSDICVSTGASHSFAPTGVTSPIAAPSVTLQSGAPTYSGILPPSNLIYPSQAANRGAFYNGYGDIYPQATPLQQVALTLKHASSSTTQVIPVASTSASMATSVNTSAKLEADKRSQRRKFQELPTADLQVFSLTMSEARRVVIDLCVLFSYRVYSKLEFAIVMVFC